In a single window of the Notamacropus eugenii isolate mMacEug1 chromosome 4, mMacEug1.pri_v2, whole genome shotgun sequence genome:
- the LOC140498468 gene encoding activator of basal transcription 1-like, which translates to MARRAAGLQPGSGEREVEAVSALVAASSEPAAELRKRVVPGIVYLGHVPPCWRPLHARNLLSVHGEIGRVFFQPEDGLGQRRKTLGGLRRLGRGYTEGWVEFRDKRAAKLVVAGLHNTPMGAQRRSPFRHDLWNLKYLHRFKWSHLSERLAYERQVRRQRVRAEVSQARRETEGYLRSVEKGRRVLKKVEAVPAACGEGSAVPGKSWGFIQRPTEREIRKRKELPTTQGKERAQSHEFTEKAQSKEPLLTKIFHPGA; encoded by the coding sequence ATGGCCCGGAGGGCGGCGGGGCTGCAGCCCGGCTCCGGGGAGCGCGAGGTGGAGGCGGTGTCGGCCTTGGTGGCGGCGTCGTCGGAACCGGCAGCGGAGCTCCGCAAGCGGGTGGTGCCCGGCATCGTCTACCTGGGGCATGTGCCGCCCTGCTGGCGGCCCCTTCACGCGCGGAACCTGCTCAGCGTCCACGGCGAGATCGGGCGCGTCTTCTTCCAGCCGGAGGACGGCTTGGGCCAACGGAGGAAAACGCTGGGAGGCCTCCGCCGCCTGGGCCGGGGCTACACCGAGGGCTGGGTGGAGTTCCGGGACAAGCGGGCGGCCAAGCTGGTGGTGGCCGGCCTGCACAACACGCCCATGGGCGCCCAGCGTCGGAGCCCCTTCCGCCATGACCTGTGGAACCTGAAGTACTTGCATCGATTCAAGTGGAGCCATCTGAGCGAGCGCCTGGCCTACGAGCGGCAGGTCCGGCGGCAGCGTGTCCGGGCCGAGGTCTCTCAGGCCCGGCGGGAAACAGAGGGTTACCTGCGGAGCGTGGAGAAGGGCAGACGTGTCCTGAAGAAGGTGGAGGCTGTGCCGGCCGCTTGTGGGGAGGGGTCGGCGGTGCCAGGGAAGAGCTGGGGCTTCATCCAGCGCCCCACAGAGCGGGAGATCAGAAAGCGCAAAGAGCTTCCGACCACTCAGGGCAAGGAACGAGCCCAGAGCCACGAGTTTACCGAGAAGGCCCAGTCAAAGGAGCCTTTGCTGACAAAAATTTTCCATCCTGGGGCCTGA